DNA from Mycobacterium bourgelatii:
TTGACCTGCCCCAGATCGACCCCGATGCGCGACGGCGCAGGCTAACCGCTCTGGTCAACACGACGGCGCTGGAGCGCACCGAGCCAGCGCTTTACCTCGTCGAAGATGCGCATTGGATCGACGCCGTCAGCGAGTCGATGTTGGTCGACTTCCTGACCGTCGTCGCGCACGCTCCGGTAATGGTGTTGATCAGCTTTCGCCCAGAGTATGCCGGGGTACTGAGTCGCATTCATGGCGCCCAGACGATAGCCCTTGCCCCACTTGATGATTCGGATACCAACGCGCTGATCCGCGAGTTGCTTGGTACGGATTCGTCGGTCAGCGAAATCGCGTCGGTAATCACCGAACGGTCCGCCGGCAACCCATTTTTCGCCGAGCAGATGGTGCGGGAACTGGTGCAGCGCGGTGTACTTGTCGGCGAGCGCGGCAGCTACGTCTGTTCCGCCGGCATCGCTGAGCTGAGTGTGCCGGCCACGGTGCAGGCGGCCATCGAAGCCCGCATTGACCGGTTGACCAACGCGGCCAAGCGGACGGTGTATGCGGCGTCGGTGATCGGGGAGCGCTTTAGCGCCGAGTTGCTTACCGCACTGGGAGTTGATGCGGTTGTCGACGGACTGATTGATACGGAACTGATCGATCAAGTGCGATTTACCCCGAGCGCCGAGTACGCCTTCTGCCACCCCCTGATCCGCGCGGTGGCCTACGAATCGCAGCTTAAATCCGACCGCGCCGAGTGGCACCGACGCCTAGCGGCGGCCATCGAAGCTGGAAGTCCGGAATCAGCCGACCAAAACGCCGCGTTGATCGCCGAACATCTTCAGGCCGCCGGGGATCTCAACGACGCATATGGCTGGCATATGCGCGCCGGAACATGGCTGGCCAACCGCGATGTCGGTGCGGCCCGGGTCAGCTGGGAGCGGGCATGCTCGATCGCCGACGCGTTGCCTGCCGACACGCCCGACCACGTTGCGATGCGCATCGCTCCCCGCACCATGCTGTGTGCCAGTGGCTGGCAAGCGATCCAGGAAACTCGGGGACGGTTCGACGAGCTGCGAGAGTTGTGCACCGTTGCCGGAGACCAGATCTCGCTGGCCTTCGGCATGACGGGTCTGGCCACCGAACTCATGTTCGCCGGACGCACCAGCGAGGGTTCACGATTGGTCTCCGAGCAGATGGAGCTACTCACGTCGATTGACGACCCAACGCTGATCGGATTGGCATTCGTCGGGTTCAACAACTGGTTCGACGCGGGCGAGTTGGCCGAAATCTTGCGATGGTCCGAAGTCGTCATCGACCTGGCCGACGGCGACCCGACGACGGGAAGCGGCTTGGGCTTCGGATCACCATTGGCCGCCGCTCACGCATGGCGCGCCGTCGCGAAGTGGTGGCTGGGCAGGCCAGGTTGGCGGGACGACCAGCACGATGCCGGTGCCATGGCCCGGCAGTCCGACCCCACCACTTTGGCCATGATTGCAGGCTGGACATGGGGTCTCGGAATTGCTTTCGGGGTGCTGCGCGCCGACGACTCCACCCTGCGCGCGATTGAAGACGCGGTACACGCGGCCGAGGGATCGAGCAACGCGGCATTGAGCATCGTCAAGTACACACTGGCCGTCGCGCTGCTGAATCGGGACGCTGCCGCCGACCGACACCGCGGTCTGGACCTGATGATGCAGGTCCGCGACATGTGGTTGCGCGAACCGATTCCCTTCCTTGTGCCCGTCGCCGAATTGTGTTCGGCCCCAGAAAGGGCACGGCACGGGGACCGCGACATTGTCATCTCGGTGGTGCGCCGAGCCGTCGACGATTTGCTGAAGGCCGAACGACCATTTTTCGCCGTGCTGGGCCTCGGTGTTCTGGTGGAAGCGCTGCTTAATCGGGGCGCCGAAGGCGACGTCTCCGAAGCCCGAAAGGGGATCGATCAGTTGGCAGGTCTAAGGGCAGAAGAGGATTGGGCGATGCGCGACATCACCGTGCTGCGGCTGCGTGCGCTGCTAGCCCAAGCTCTCGACGACGAGGATGCATACCGGGACTTGGTGATTCGCTATCGCGAGATGGCGGAATCGCTTGGCTACGAGGGGCATATCACGTGGGCCGCGGCAATGTGATGCGGCCAACGTCGAGGTCCGTTTGCTGGGCGGTTGGCCCACGAGTAGCGTCGAGATCGGCGGCTTTTCAGTGACATTGGTATGCGCTTCCTGCGGAACGACACTGCGGGACAAGGCGAAGTTCTGCGACGAGTGCGGCACCCAGACTCCGCTTACGAATGAGAGCGCGGGGTACAAGCAGGTGACGGTCCTCTTCGCCGACGTGGTGCGGTCGATGGACATCGCGGCCACGCTGGATATCGAGCGTTTACGGGAAATCATGGCCCAACTGTTGGAGGGATCTGCGGCGGTGGTGCGCCGCTACGGCGGGACCGCCGAGTACAACGGTGACGGGGTGATGGCTCTGTTCGGTGCACCAATTGCCTTGGAGGATCACGCTTATCGCGCCTGCCTAGCCGCACTCGCGATCCAAGAGGAGGCCGACAGGCTGGCAGCCGTGGTGCAGCAGCGCGATGGCGTGGCGCTGCGGCTGCGGGTGGGGTTAAATTCGGGTCGGGTGATCGCCGGTGAGATCGGTGGGGCACTGGGCTACGCCGCAACCGGCGAGGCGGTTGGGTTTGCCCAACGGATCGAATCGGCGGCTCCCCCAGGCGGCGTGATGCTTTCCGAATCGACTGCACGGCTCGTCGAGCACGCCATGCTCCTGTCCGAACCGGAATCTTTGCACATCAAGGGATTCGACGAACCCTTGTATGCGCGCCGACTGCTAGCGATCCAGCCGCGCCACGGCGCGGTCGAACGAGTCGAGGCAAACCTGGTCGGTCGGCGCTGGGAGATGGCAGCCCTCGCGGCGATGATGGACCGCGCGATCGGCGGCCGCGGGGGCGTCGTAACGGTGGTAGGACCACCGGGCATCGGCAAAAGCCGCGTTGCCCGCGAAGTTGCGGCACAAGCGATCAGTCGCGGAGTTGAGGCTTTTTGGGTCTTCTGCGAGTCACACGCTAGCGACGTCCCGTTCCACGGCATCACGCGGTTGTTGCGCGCTCGAATGGGCGTGAGTGACCTCGACGGTGCAGCCGCCCGGGAAAGGCTACGCACTGCTGTACCGCCCGATTCCGAGCCGCAGGATCTGCTGCTGCTTGACGATCTGCTGGGTATAGCCGACCCAGACGAGCCTCGCCCCCAAATCGACCCCGATGCGCGGCGGCGCAGGTTGACCGCGCTCATCAACAAGGCGGGATTGGAGCGCACCCAACCGACGCTCTACGTGATCGAGGACGCGCACTGGATCGATGCGGTCAGCGAGTCGATGCTCGCGGACCTTCTCACCATCGTTTCGCGTACCTCAGCGATCGTGCTGATCACCTTCCGTCCCGAATATGCGGGAGCGCTGACTCGGACGCATGGTGCCCAAGTTATTTCGCTTGTCCCACTCTCCGATTCAGAAATTTCAGCATTGCTGGTCGAACTGTTGGGATCAGATCCATCGGTAGCCGGCATAGCGACTGTCATCACCGCCCGCGCGGCTGGTAACCCGTTCTTCGCAGAAGAGATGGTGCGTGAATTGGTGCAGCGCGGAGCGCTGGTCGGCGAACGCGGTAGGTACGCCTGTCACGCGGATGTTGCTGAGCTCAGCGTGCCGGCCAC
Protein-coding regions in this window:
- a CDS encoding ATP-binding protein; the protein is MSCGTGLREYAKFCDECGTPTASGIDAAEYKQVTVLFADVVRSMDIAAVLDMERLREVMSELVQRSAAVVRRYGGTVEYNGDGVMALFGAPIALEDHARRACLAAAAIQEEANRLAADVERRDGMTLRLRVGLNSGRVIAGEIGSGPFGYVATGAPIGFAQRMESAAAPGQVLLSESTARLVEHSVELSEPELVPIKGADEPVLARRLIATARRDELVRHTEARLVGRRWEMAVLDAMVDRAIGGRGGVVAVVGPPGIGKSRVAREVATLAAGRGVEVVWTFCESHARDVSFGVVARLLRAGSGVAELEGEAARAQVRATVSPNASPQDLLLLDDLLGIADPDVDLPQIDPDARRRRLTALVNTTALERTEPALYLVEDAHWIDAVSESMLVDFLTVVAHAPVMVLISFRPEYAGVLSRIHGAQTIALAPLDDSDTNALIRELLGTDSSVSEIASVITERSAGNPFFAEQMVRELVQRGVLVGERGSYVCSAGIAELSVPATVQAAIEARIDRLTNAAKRTVYAASVIGERFSAELLTALGVDAVVDGLIDTELIDQVRFTPSAEYAFCHPLIRAVAYESQLKSDRAEWHRRLAAAIEAGSPESADQNAALIAEHLQAAGDLNDAYGWHMRAGTWLANRDVGAARVSWERACSIADALPADTPDHVAMRIAPRTMLCASGWQAIQETRGRFDELRELCTVAGDQISLAFGMTGLATELMFAGRTSEGSRLVSEQMELLTSIDDPTLIGLAFVGFNNWFDAGELAEILRWSEVVIDLADGDPTTGSGLGFGSPLAAAHAWRAVAKWWLGRPGWRDDQHDAGAMARQSDPTTLAMIAGWTWGLGIAFGVLRADDSTLRAIEDAVHAAEGSSNAALSIVKYTLAVALLNRDAAADRHRGLDLMMQVRDMWLREPIPFLVPVAELCSAPERARHGDRDIVISVVRRAVDDLLKAERPFFAVLGLGVLVEALLNRGAEGDVSEARKGIDQLAGLRAEEDWAMRDITVLRLRALLAQALDDEDAYRDLVIRYREMAESLGYEGHITWAAAM